One region of Chryseobacterium sp. C-71 genomic DNA includes:
- a CDS encoding zinc-dependent metalloprotease, with amino-acid sequence MKKKILILSSLLVFSAAGFAQQNNWKKLTSKVETEVRENNVRLSDYTLFTLNVADIQNQLKNAPDRSLYPSQKGILLNFPNIEGGFDTYEVYESSTMHPDLQNRYSDIKSYLGYKKGDKSSQIRFTVDPYFGFNGMMRSESGIYYLDSHTTDNKVYKMYDRKKASSLNQFECLFNGDSDLKDAALNSQKTVVDGLNRKYRLSITTTIEYTAYIAGVAGVGAGTDAQKKAAVLAAVNLAVTRLNEVFERDISVRLQLIANTDALFFISTDTFDTLDAAQMLNQNITVTNSVIGAANYDIGHLFFRATAGNDNGLAATPSICGNSKAGGVTGSAIPVGDPFVIDFVAHEMGHQFGAMHTQNNNCNRNVPTTVEPGSASTIMGYAGICAPNVQNNSDAYFHSISIAEMYLRLTTGSTSTCGIKTPTSNIEPTVDAGLDKSIPKSTPFMLTATASDPNNDPITYTWEQIDAGVATQPPVATNTVGPLFRSIEPTVSPSRYFPKLSVIVNPATVSTWERLSSIARPLNFSVLVRDNNPVGGQTARDDVKLTVVSTAGPFVVTSQNTAGVVWNEGQAQIITWDVANTTAAPVSTPNVTILLSKDGGLTFPTVLVASTPNNGSYSYTVQGGLGNVTNARIMVKAIDNVFLNVNSQGFTINSSAVVIPPGGGNPGGGNPGGPGTGGPGSPGSQSPVFQGMMIYPVPSNDGYVYIKTDFPPKFDGDRKPAPYKVTYEVYAMDGKLVVPKKTRHIFSRTVDNRADEKLDLRDLPTEAYMIHVTVDDEKIVKKLLMLHKK; translated from the coding sequence CAAATATTGAGGGAGGTTTTGATACATATGAGGTTTATGAATCATCTACAATGCATCCTGACCTTCAGAATAGATATTCTGATATTAAATCTTATTTAGGATATAAAAAAGGAGATAAATCATCACAAATCAGATTTACTGTAGATCCTTATTTCGGATTTAATGGTATGATGAGAAGTGAAAGCGGAATTTACTATCTTGATTCTCATACTACAGACAATAAAGTCTATAAGATGTATGACAGAAAAAAGGCTTCTTCTTTAAACCAATTTGAATGTCTTTTCAATGGCGACAGTGATTTAAAAGATGCAGCACTTAATTCTCAAAAAACAGTAGTTGATGGTCTTAATAGAAAATACAGACTTTCTATCACAACAACTATAGAATATACGGCATATATCGCTGGAGTTGCTGGAGTAGGAGCAGGAACTGATGCTCAGAAAAAAGCAGCCGTTCTTGCAGCTGTAAACTTAGCAGTTACGCGTCTTAATGAAGTTTTTGAAAGAGATATTTCGGTTAGATTACAGCTTATTGCTAATACTGATGCTTTATTCTTCATCAGTACAGATACTTTTGATACGCTTGATGCTGCCCAAATGCTTAATCAAAATATTACAGTAACCAATTCTGTAATTGGTGCTGCAAACTATGATATCGGACATCTGTTTTTCAGAGCAACCGCTGGTAATGATAATGGATTAGCCGCTACACCGTCAATTTGTGGAAATAGCAAAGCAGGTGGTGTAACAGGTTCTGCAATTCCTGTTGGAGATCCTTTCGTGATTGACTTCGTTGCTCACGAAATGGGACACCAATTTGGAGCTATGCACACGCAAAATAACAATTGTAACAGAAATGTACCAACAACGGTAGAGCCAGGAAGTGCTAGTACTATCATGGGATATGCCGGAATTTGTGCACCAAACGTACAAAATAATAGTGATGCATATTTTCATTCTATCAGCATTGCTGAGATGTATTTAAGATTGACTACGGGCTCTACATCAACTTGTGGTATTAAGACGCCAACCTCAAATATTGAGCCGACAGTAGATGCAGGTTTAGATAAAAGCATTCCGAAAAGCACACCTTTTATGTTGACTGCAACAGCTTCTGATCCCAATAATGATCCGATTACGTATACATGGGAGCAGATTGATGCAGGTGTTGCAACTCAACCGCCTGTGGCAACCAATACCGTAGGTCCTTTGTTTAGATCTATTGAGCCTACAGTTTCTCCGTCAAGATACTTCCCAAAATTATCAGTTATAGTAAATCCTGCTACTGTTAGTACTTGGGAAAGACTTTCATCCATTGCCAGACCTTTAAATTTTTCAGTTCTTGTAAGAGATAATAATCCTGTAGGAGGACAAACTGCTCGAGATGATGTGAAATTGACTGTAGTAAGTACAGCTGGTCCATTTGTGGTTACTTCACAAAATACTGCCGGTGTAGTTTGGAATGAAGGTCAGGCACAGATTATTACTTGGGATGTTGCCAATACTACAGCAGCACCAGTAAGCACACCGAACGTTACGATTTTATTATCGAAAGACGGAGGTCTTACATTCCCAACTGTTTTAGTTGCAAGCACACCAAATAACGGTTCGTATTCTTACACTGTACAAGGTGGTTTAGGAAATGTAACTAATGCTAGAATCATGGTGAAAGCGATAGATAATGTATTTTTAAATGTAAATTCTCAAGGCTTTACAATCAATTCTTCAGCTGTAGTTATTCCTCCAGGAGGTGGTAATCCAGGTGGAGGTAACCCTGGAGGTCCTGGTACGGGAGGCCCTGGTAGTCCTGGATCTCAATCTCCAGTCTTCCAAGGAATGATGATTTATCCTGTTCCTTCGAATGATGGTTATGTATATATTAAAACAGACTTCCCTCCAAAATTTGATGGAGACAGAAAACCTGCACCTTATAAGGTAACTTATGAAGTATATGCAATGGATGGTAAATTAGTTGTGCCTAAGAAAACCAGACACATCTTCTCAAGAACTGTTGATAACAGAGCTGACGAGAAACTAGATTTAAGAGATCTTCCTACTGAAGCTTACATGATTCATGTAACTGTGGATGACGAAAAAATTGTTAAAAAATTACTGATGCTTCACAAGAAGTAA
- a CDS encoding reprolysin-like metallopeptidase has protein sequence MKKHLLVMGVLFISNMFLAQTNRLWKEVSPKTSSEIFENKTSIINPKVYSLDFSGLKNALVKVPQSFSKNGKSDVIISFPNADGVMESFKVRENSNFAPELAAQYPDIKSYVGESLGDTQFTVYFSMSPLGLSSMELYANKSAVFIEPYTKDLSTYVVYRKSDKKANLDKFECTVIDVAQKGIDNSNLTARPNADDGKLRTFRLALSCTGEYTTYFGGTVAGALAAMNTTMTRVNGVFEKDFAARMVLIANNNSVIYTNATTDPYSGATAGTQGAWNGELQTNLTATIGEANYDIGHLFGATGGGGNAGCIGCVCANGTKGRGYTSPADGIPMGDTFDIDYVAHEIGHQFGGNHTFSHGNEGTGVNMEPGGGSTIMAYAGITNYNVQMNSDPFFHAVSIQQITNNIKAKTCPVSTNTGNIIPTADAGLDYIIPKGTPFILTGNGTDGNGDPLTYIWEQMDNASAAQTNANSAASATKATGPTFRSYTPQTVPFRYFPPLARIITGATTTTSNNPPPNNNTNIIVEALSNVARTYNFRFTTRDNRAGGSGNNSDDMVVTVNATAGPFIVTSQNTAGIVWNEGQAQTITWNVAGTTAAPVSTPNVTILLSKDGGLTFPTVLVASTPNNGSYSYTVPGGLGNISNARIMVKGLNNIFLNVNSQNFTINSSAVVTPPVITPGTPGAQSPIFQGMMIYPVPSNDGYVYIKTDFPPKFDADRKPAPYKVTYEVYAMDGKLVVPKKTRHIFSRTVDNRVDEKLDLRDLPTEAYMIHVTVDDEKIVKKLLMLHKK, from the coding sequence ATGAAAAAACATCTACTAGTGATGGGAGTGCTTTTTATATCCAATATGTTTTTAGCACAAACAAACCGACTTTGGAAGGAAGTTTCACCAAAAACCAGTTCTGAAATATTTGAAAATAAAACCAGTATTATCAACCCAAAAGTTTATAGTCTTGATTTTTCTGGCTTAAAGAATGCATTAGTAAAGGTTCCGCAAAGTTTTTCTAAAAATGGAAAATCAGATGTAATTATCTCTTTTCCAAATGCCGATGGTGTAATGGAGAGTTTTAAAGTTAGAGAAAATTCTAATTTTGCTCCTGAATTGGCAGCACAATACCCAGACATCAAATCTTATGTCGGGGAGAGTTTAGGAGATACACAGTTTACAGTTTATTTTAGCATGTCACCACTAGGATTGTCATCAATGGAACTTTATGCTAACAAATCTGCAGTTTTTATAGAGCCCTATACAAAGGATCTTTCTACATATGTTGTTTATAGAAAATCTGATAAGAAAGCAAATTTAGATAAATTTGAATGTACGGTAATTGATGTTGCGCAAAAGGGTATAGATAACTCTAACCTTACGGCAAGACCAAACGCTGATGATGGAAAGTTGAGAACTTTCAGATTAGCTTTATCATGTACCGGAGAATATACGACGTATTTTGGAGGAACAGTAGCTGGTGCCCTAGCTGCAATGAATACCACTATGACTCGTGTCAATGGAGTTTTTGAAAAAGATTTTGCTGCAAGAATGGTTCTTATCGCAAACAATAATTCTGTAATTTATACAAATGCCACAACGGATCCTTATTCTGGAGCAACAGCTGGAACTCAAGGAGCCTGGAATGGAGAGTTGCAAACTAATCTTACTGCAACAATTGGAGAAGCAAACTACGACATCGGTCACTTATTCGGTGCTACCGGAGGTGGTGGAAATGCTGGCTGTATTGGTTGTGTTTGTGCAAATGGTACAAAAGGCAGAGGATATACTTCTCCAGCAGATGGCATTCCAATGGGAGATACTTTCGACATTGATTATGTAGCTCACGAAATAGGTCATCAGTTTGGAGGAAACCATACTTTTTCACACGGTAACGAAGGGACCGGAGTCAATATGGAACCAGGTGGTGGATCTACAATTATGGCTTATGCTGGTATCACCAACTATAATGTTCAAATGAATTCTGATCCATTTTTTCATGCTGTAAGTATTCAGCAGATTACGAATAATATTAAGGCAAAAACTTGTCCGGTATCTACCAATACTGGAAATATTATTCCTACTGCTGATGCAGGTTTAGATTATATCATTCCTAAAGGAACCCCATTTATCCTTACCGGAAACGGGACCGATGGAAATGGCGATCCTCTAACTTACATTTGGGAGCAAATGGATAATGCATCTGCTGCTCAAACTAATGCTAACTCTGCCGCAAGTGCAACAAAGGCTACGGGTCCTACTTTTAGATCTTATACTCCACAAACAGTTCCATTTAGATATTTTCCGCCATTGGCGAGAATAATTACAGGAGCAACTACAACTACAAGTAATAATCCCCCACCTAATAATAATACAAATATTATAGTTGAGGCTTTATCTAATGTTGCAAGAACATATAATTTCAGGTTTACAACTCGTGACAACAGAGCAGGAGGTTCAGGAAACAATTCTGATGATATGGTAGTAACAGTAAATGCTACTGCAGGACCTTTTATTGTTACTTCTCAGAATACAGCAGGGATAGTATGGAATGAAGGTCAGGCGCAAACTATTACTTGGAACGTTGCAGGAACAACTGCTGCTCCCGTAAGTACACCAAATGTTACCATTCTATTATCAAAAGATGGTGGACTTACATTCCCTACTGTTTTAGTTGCAAGTACACCTAACAACGGTTCGTATTCTTACACTGTGCCAGGAGGTTTGGGAAATATAAGCAATGCAAGAATTATGGTAAAGGGTCTTAATAATATATTTTTAAATGTAAATTCACAAAACTTCACAATCAATTCATCCGCAGTTGTTACCCCTCCCGTTATCACTCCGGGAACTCCTGGAGCCCAATCTCCAATCTTTCAGGGAATGATGATTTATCCTGTTCCTTCAAATGATGGGTATGTGTATATTAAAACAGACTTCCCTCCAAAATTTGACGCAGACAGAAAACCTGCTCCTTATAAAGTAACATACGAAGTATATGCAATGGATGGTAAATTAGTGGTGCCAAAGAAAACCAGACACATCTTCTCAAGAACTGTTGATAACAGAGTTGACGAGAAACTAGATTTAAGAGATCTTCCTACTGAAGCTTACATGATTCACGTAACTGTGGATGACGAAAAAATTGTTAAAAAATTACTGATGCTTCACAAGAAGTAA
- a CDS encoding peptide chain release factor 3, translated as MSDLIKEIEKRKTFGIISHPDAGKTTLTEKLLLFGGAIQEAGAVKSNKIKKGATSDFMEIERQRGISVATSVLAFEYKGYKINILDTPGHKDFAEDTYRTLTAVDSVIVVIDVAKGVEEQTEKLVKVCRMRNIPMLVFINKLDREGKDAFDLLDEVEQKLGLRVVPLSLPIGMGADFQGIYNIWENNIQLFLEEKKQKVGEAIKFDDINDSSIDEVIGTKAAKNLREELELIQSVYPEFSREDYMNGDLQPVFFGSALNNFGVRELLDAFIEIAPMPQPKESETRMVKPEESAFTGFVFKIHANMDPKHRDRLAFVKIVSGTFKRNENYLLVREGKKMKFSSPNAFFADKKEVVDESFPGDIVGLHDTGSFRIGDTLTGGEKISFKGIPSFSPEHFRYINNNDPLKAKQLAKGIDQLMDEGVAQLFTLEMNNRKIIGTVGALQYEVIQYRLEHEYGAKCTYEPLSMHKACWVEADEKSEEFKEFARLKQRFLARDKYNQLVFLADSSFTIHMTQEKFPNVKLHFISEFRHK; from the coding sequence ATGTCAGACTTAATCAAAGAAATAGAGAAAAGAAAAACATTCGGAATTATTTCTCACCCCGATGCCGGAAAAACCACACTTACAGAAAAATTACTTCTTTTTGGAGGTGCAATTCAGGAAGCGGGAGCCGTAAAATCGAACAAAATTAAAAAAGGAGCAACCTCCGACTTTATGGAAATCGAAAGACAGAGAGGAATCTCGGTAGCGACTTCCGTATTGGCATTTGAATATAAAGGTTATAAAATCAATATTTTAGACACACCAGGTCACAAAGATTTTGCTGAAGACACCTACAGAACTTTAACGGCAGTAGACTCTGTAATCGTCGTGATTGACGTTGCAAAAGGTGTTGAGGAACAGACCGAAAAATTGGTAAAGGTTTGTAGAATGAGAAACATTCCGATGCTGGTTTTCATTAATAAACTTGACCGTGAAGGTAAAGATGCCTTTGATCTTTTGGATGAAGTTGAGCAGAAATTAGGTTTAAGAGTTGTTCCGCTTTCTCTTCCGATTGGGATGGGAGCAGATTTTCAGGGAATTTATAATATCTGGGAGAACAACATTCAGTTATTTTTAGAAGAAAAGAAACAGAAAGTTGGTGAAGCGATCAAATTTGATGATATAAACGATTCTTCTATCGACGAGGTTATCGGTACTAAAGCCGCTAAGAATTTAAGAGAAGAATTGGAATTAATTCAATCTGTCTATCCTGAATTCAGCCGTGAAGATTATATGAATGGTGATTTGCAGCCTGTATTTTTTGGTTCAGCTTTAAATAATTTTGGAGTCCGTGAATTGTTGGATGCATTTATCGAAATTGCTCCGATGCCACAACCGAAAGAAAGCGAAACCCGCATGGTGAAGCCTGAAGAATCTGCGTTTACAGGTTTTGTCTTTAAAATTCACGCCAACATGGATCCTAAACACAGAGACCGTCTAGCTTTCGTGAAAATTGTTTCAGGAACATTTAAAAGAAATGAAAATTATCTTTTGGTAAGAGAAGGTAAAAAGATGAAATTCTCATCGCCGAATGCATTCTTTGCTGATAAAAAAGAAGTAGTAGACGAAAGTTTCCCTGGCGACATTGTGGGACTTCATGATACAGGAAGTTTTAGAATTGGCGATACTTTGACAGGTGGTGAAAAAATCAGCTTCAAAGGAATTCCAAGTTTCTCTCCGGAACATTTCAGATATATTAATAATAATGATCCTTTAAAGGCTAAACAATTAGCAAAAGGTATCGATCAGCTGATGGATGAAGGTGTTGCGCAGTTATTTACTTTAGAAATGAACAACAGAAAAATCATCGGGACGGTGGGAGCACTTCAGTACGAAGTTATCCAATATCGTTTGGAGCATGAGTATGGTGCAAAATGTACTTACGAACCACTTTCTATGCACAAAGCTTGTTGGGTTGAAGCTGATGAAAAGTCTGAAGAGTTTAAAGAATTCGCAAGATTAAAACAGCGATTTTTGGCAAGAGACAAATACAATCAATTGGTATTTTTAGCTGATTCGTCATTTACCATTCATATGACCCAGGAGAAATTTCCTAATGTGAAGTTGCACTTTATCAGTGAATTCAGACATAAATAA
- a CDS encoding MFS transporter, giving the protein MNMDHAVAQEKNVNLSLLTYVGFTFLGYFIIGLSLSVLPIFISKNLGFSLVVAGLVISLQYVATFFLRAYSGKIIDEKGPKPAVLFSMLSFSLTGIFLILAYYFKFSPLLSLSFLIITRLLTGCGEGMIGASPINWAIMALGEKHTAKIISYNGVACYGALAIGASLGVVIEHKFGLYGIGIISILIGIIGFLFAKTKINYTNTNTQDSQSFWKVLGKVSPFGICLALGGIGFASISTFITLYYNYFHWNNGALCLTVFGGLFVAGRLVFSNVINNYGGIKVAIACLLVETIGLVIISFAATSQMALLGAGVTGLGFSLIFPALGVVAIKSVSPSSQGSALAGYGLFIDLSLGVAGPLIGAVADLCGMKYIFPFSAGMVLTGLCVAYYLKTKTSFNKS; this is encoded by the coding sequence ATGAATATGGATCATGCTGTTGCTCAAGAAAAAAATGTAAATTTATCTTTATTAACATATGTTGGTTTTACATTTTTAGGATATTTCATCATCGGGTTATCACTTTCTGTTCTACCGATTTTTATCAGTAAAAATTTAGGGTTTAGTTTGGTCGTTGCCGGACTTGTTATCAGCTTACAATATGTTGCAACATTCTTTCTAAGGGCTTATTCCGGAAAAATCATCGACGAAAAAGGCCCGAAACCAGCGGTTCTTTTCAGTATGCTGAGCTTTTCTTTAACCGGAATTTTCTTGATTTTGGCTTATTATTTTAAGTTCTCTCCTCTACTTAGTTTAAGTTTTCTCATCATCACACGTCTTCTTACAGGCTGCGGAGAAGGAATGATTGGCGCAAGTCCCATTAATTGGGCAATTATGGCGCTTGGTGAAAAACATACCGCAAAAATTATTTCTTACAACGGTGTTGCTTGTTATGGAGCTTTGGCAATTGGAGCCTCGCTTGGAGTTGTGATTGAGCATAAATTTGGACTGTACGGTATTGGAATTATTTCTATTTTAATTGGAATCATAGGTTTTCTGTTCGCTAAGACTAAAATCAATTACACCAATACGAATACTCAGGATTCTCAGTCTTTCTGGAAAGTTTTAGGGAAAGTTTCACCATTCGGAATCTGTCTGGCTTTGGGCGGAATTGGTTTTGCAAGCATTTCTACTTTTATTACTTTGTACTACAACTATTTTCATTGGAATAATGGTGCGCTCTGTCTCACAGTTTTTGGTGGATTGTTTGTTGCAGGTCGATTGGTTTTCAGTAATGTCATTAATAATTATGGTGGAATTAAAGTTGCCATTGCCTGTCTTTTAGTAGAAACAATAGGGTTGGTCATTATTTCATTTGCAGCAACTTCACAGATGGCGCTTTTAGGAGCCGGAGTTACCGGATTAGGGTTTTCATTAATTTTTCCTGCACTCGGAGTGGTTGCTATTAAAAGTGTTTCGCCGTCAAGTCAAGGCTCTGCTTTGGCAGGTTACGGACTTTTCATAGACCTTTCGCTTGGCGTTGCTGGTCCGTTGATTGGCGCTGTTGCTGATTTGTGTGGAATGAAATACATCTTCCCGTTCAGTGCCGGAATGGTTTTGACTGGACTTTGCGTTGCTTATTATCTTAAAACTAAAACCAGTTTCAACAAGTCGTAA
- a CDS encoding CPBP family intramembrane glutamic endopeptidase gives MEKSRYPKFIFNWIGGLVLLAGYIAGSIIVGFSSTAYKIIFKFDIMQKPWFMMLANAIVFSLVIAFFDFFVVRPSTKMKLNFNFSPTNFYTYLLIFPMMLGMMFIGEFFTAQIPTTGPFFGRFYEFFENLMQFMTDDPVVMVLTAVIMAPIFEEIIFRGIIQKGLINNGVQPWKAIVFASVVFGLVHGNPWQFVGAVMLGCVLGLVYYKTKSLLLPMLLHGFNNLCSSFLIFYTKSESFADAFKVSEWVILGVGIVLLSSFYYLFMKKYKVHYSEI, from the coding sequence ATGGAAAAAAGCAGATATCCGAAATTTATTTTTAATTGGATTGGTGGCTTGGTACTTCTCGCCGGATATATCGCTGGAAGTATTATCGTTGGATTTTCGAGTACTGCCTACAAAATTATTTTTAAGTTTGACATCATGCAAAAGCCGTGGTTTATGATGTTGGCCAATGCTATCGTTTTTAGTTTGGTGATTGCTTTTTTTGATTTCTTTGTCGTGAGGCCTTCAACAAAAATGAAATTGAATTTCAATTTTTCACCTACCAATTTTTATACCTATCTCCTGATTTTCCCAATGATGTTGGGAATGATGTTTATCGGTGAATTTTTCACTGCTCAAATTCCGACAACCGGACCATTTTTTGGTAGGTTTTACGAGTTTTTTGAAAATTTAATGCAGTTTATGACGGATGATCCTGTTGTTATGGTTCTCACGGCTGTAATTATGGCACCGATTTTTGAGGAAATTATTTTTAGAGGAATCATTCAGAAAGGATTAATCAATAATGGGGTGCAGCCTTGGAAAGCGATTGTTTTTGCATCGGTTGTCTTCGGTTTGGTTCATGGAAATCCCTGGCAGTTTGTAGGAGCGGTGATGCTTGGCTGCGTTTTGGGGTTGGTTTATTACAAAACTAAATCTTTGCTCTTGCCAATGCTTTTGCATGGTTTTAATAATTTATGCTCATCTTTCTTAATATTTTACACCAAATCTGAAAGCTTTGCAGATGCTTTTAAAGTTTCAGAATGGGTAATTTTAGGAGTTGGGATTGTTTTGCTTTCTTCATTTTACTATTTGTTTATGAAAAAGTATAAAGTGCATTATTCAGAAATTTAA
- the rdgB gene encoding RdgB/HAM1 family non-canonical purine NTP pyrophosphatase: protein MELLVATHNVHKKEEIQQILGDKFTVKSLADYDLHDEIVEDGDSFNANALIKAKYCFEKTGIPSLGDDSGLVVESLDGRPGIFSARYAGNHDFAKNIEKVLDEMKGVENRKAYFITVLCYYDENGAQYFDGRAHGNLLTENKGHKGFGYDPIFVPESYEKTFAEMNPEDKNQISHRKQALDLFLDFLKVKG, encoded by the coding sequence ATGGAATTATTAGTTGCCACACACAACGTACACAAGAAAGAAGAAATTCAACAGATTTTAGGAGATAAGTTTACCGTTAAAAGTCTTGCAGATTATGATTTGCATGACGAAATCGTGGAAGACGGTGATTCTTTCAATGCCAATGCTTTAATTAAAGCAAAATATTGTTTCGAAAAAACAGGAATTCCAAGTTTGGGTGACGACAGCGGTTTGGTAGTTGAATCTTTAGACGGAAGACCGGGGATTTTCTCTGCACGTTATGCCGGAAACCATGATTTTGCCAAAAATATTGAGAAAGTTTTAGACGAAATGAAAGGTGTGGAAAACAGAAAAGCCTATTTCATTACCGTTTTGTGCTATTATGACGAAAACGGCGCTCAATATTTTGATGGCAGAGCTCACGGAAATTTACTTACAGAAAATAAAGGTCACAAAGGTTTTGGGTATGACCCAATTTTTGTTCCAGAAAGTTATGAAAAGACTTTTGCAGAAATGAATCCTGAAGATAAAAACCAGATCAGTCATAGAAAACAGGCATTAGATTTGTTTTTAGATTTTTTAAAAGTGAAAGGATAG
- a CDS encoding ribonuclease Z, with protein sequence MSTYLTILGFNSAIPTVNTSPTSQLLEMEERCFLIDCGEGTQVQLRKAKARFSKINHIFISHLHGDHCFGLPGLIASFRLLGRDVPLHVYGPKGIKKMLETIFTITETHRGFEIVYHELDKDYSEKIYEDNRVEVYTIPLDHRIYCNGYLFREKQKDRHLNMQEISKYNEIETCDYHNLKAGKDFELSDGYVLKNEILTTDPALPVSYAFCSDTRYLESVIPIIKNVTVLYHESTFLHDLKEMADYTGHTTALEAARIARQAEVGKLILGHFSNRYGDLTVFTDEARTVFPNTFLPKALEVVKI encoded by the coding sequence TTGAGTACTTATTTAACCATTTTAGGCTTTAATTCAGCAATTCCTACTGTTAATACATCGCCCACTTCGCAGCTTCTTGAGATGGAAGAGCGATGTTTCCTGATCGATTGTGGTGAAGGAACGCAGGTGCAGCTGAGAAAAGCAAAAGCAAGATTTTCAAAAATCAATCATATATTTATTTCGCATCTTCATGGGGATCATTGTTTTGGTTTGCCGGGTTTGATTGCGTCTTTTCGTTTGCTTGGAAGAGATGTTCCGTTGCATGTTTATGGTCCGAAAGGCATAAAAAAAATGCTGGAAACCATTTTTACCATTACGGAAACCCATCGTGGTTTTGAAATCGTTTATCATGAGCTTGATAAAGATTATTCCGAGAAAATCTACGAAGACAATAGAGTAGAGGTTTATACGATCCCACTAGATCACAGAATTTACTGTAACGGTTATCTTTTTAGGGAAAAACAAAAAGACAGACATCTTAATATGCAGGAAATTTCAAAGTATAATGAAATTGAAACCTGTGATTATCACAATTTGAAAGCAGGAAAAGATTTTGAATTGAGCGATGGATATGTTCTTAAAAATGAAATTTTAACCACCGATCCAGCACTGCCAGTTTCTTACGCTTTTTGCAGCGATACCAGATATTTAGAATCTGTCATTCCGATTATCAAAAACGTAACGGTATTGTATCACGAGTCTACATTTTTACATGATTTAAAAGAAATGGCAGATTACACCGGCCACACAACAGCTTTAGAAGCAGCGAGGATTGCGAGACAGGCAGAAGTCGGTAAATTGATTTTAGGTCACTTTTCTAACAGATATGGTGATTTGACAGTATTTACTGATGAGGCAAGAACGGTTTTTCCAAATACATTTTTACCTAAAGCTTTGGAAGTCGTAAAAATCTAA
- a CDS encoding TIGR02757 family protein: MLNFEELRDFLNEKADMYNNSEFIQDDPIQIPHRFSLKQDIEIAGFLAATISWGNRKAIIKSADKILNIMGNSPYDFVMNYSENDLKFIEGKSIHRTFNGEDFTYFIRQFNRIYRENDSLENLFLIKDSETNFYHAIERFRLGFLQTEKHRSHKHVSSPYKNSSSKRIIMFLRWMVRNDQRGVDFGIWNNIDPKSLSIPLDVHTGNISRKLGLISRTQNDWKTVLELDEIIRKFDPKDPAKYDFALFGLGVTKELF, encoded by the coding sequence ATGTTGAATTTTGAGGAATTAAGAGATTTTCTAAATGAAAAGGCTGATATGTATAATAATTCTGAATTTATTCAAGACGATCCTATACAGATTCCGCATCGTTTTTCTTTAAAACAAGATATTGAAATTGCTGGTTTTCTGGCGGCGACCATTTCTTGGGGAAACAGGAAAGCAATTATAAAGTCAGCTGATAAAATATTGAATATCATGGGAAATTCGCCCTATGATTTTGTAATGAATTATTCTGAAAATGATTTGAAATTTATTGAAGGAAAAAGCATTCACAGAACTTTTAACGGTGAAGATTTCACCTATTTTATCAGACAGTTTAACAGGATTTATCGTGAAAATGATAGTTTAGAAAATTTATTTCTCATTAAAGATTCTGAAACCAATTTTTATCATGCCATTGAAAGGTTCAGGCTGGGTTTTTTACAGACTGAAAAGCATAGAAGTCACAAACATGTAAGCTCGCCTTACAAAAATTCATCCTCAAAAAGAATCATCATGTTTCTGCGCTGGATGGTACGAAATGATCAGCGTGGCGTAGATTTTGGAATTTGGAATAACATTGATCCTAAAAGTTTATCAATACCTTTAGACGTTCACACAGGAAATATTTCAAGAAAATTAGGCTTGATTTCCAGAACGCAGAATGATTGGAAAACTGTTTTAGAGTTAGACGAAATTATCAGAAAATTTGATCCTAAAGATCCTGCAAAATATGATTTTGCACTATTTGGTTTAGGCGTAACTAAAGAATTATTTTAA